From the genome of Vigna angularis cultivar LongXiaoDou No.4 chromosome 11, ASM1680809v1, whole genome shotgun sequence, one region includes:
- the LOC108333042 gene encoding 9-cis-epoxycarotenoid dioxygenase NCED1, chloroplastic: MPSTASNTFFNTTLPSPFKDLPSTSSPITLLPLKKRSSSNTITSSLQTLHFPKQYHPTSTPTPTPTTTIPTPIKTTSTSTSTTTTTTPSRETNPLSATNQPLPQKWNFLQKAAATALDLVETALVSHERKHPLPKTADPRVQIAGNFAPVPEHAADQGLPVVGKIPKCIDGVYVRNGANPLYEPVAGHHFFDGDGMVHAVKFTNGSASYSCRFTETQRLTQEKSLGRPVFPKAIGELHGHSGIARLLLFYARGLFGLVDGSHGMGVANAGLVYFNNHLLAMSEDDLPYHVRITPNGDLSTVGRYDFNGQLNSTMIAHPKLDPVHGDLHALSYDVIQKPYLKYFRFSPDGVKSPDVEIPLKEPTMMHDFAITENFVVVPDQQVVFKLTEMITGGSPVVYDKNKTSRFGILDKNAKDANAMRWIDAPDCFCFHLWNAWEEPETDEVVVIGSCMTPADSIFNECDESLKSVLSEIRLNLRTGQSTRRPIISDAEQVNLEAGMVNRNKLGRKTQFAYLALAEPWPKVSGFAKVDLLSGEVKKYMYGEEKFGGEPLFLPNGQEEDDGYILAFVHDEKEWKSELQIVNAKNLKLEASIKLPSRVPYGFHGTFIHSKDLRKQA; encoded by the coding sequence ATGCCTTCGACAGCTTCAAACACTTTCTTTAACACCACACTCCCATCTCCCTTCAAAGACCTaccttccacttcttctcccaTAACCTTACTTCCTCTAAAGAAAAGATCCTCTTCCAACACCATCACATCTTCCCTTCAAACCCTCCACTTCCCCAAACAGTACCACCCAACATCCACACCCACACCCACACCCACCACCACAATACCAACCCCAATCAAAACTacctccacctccacctccaccaccaccaccaccaccccgTCCAGGGAAACCAACCCTCTCTCTGCCACCAACCAACCATTACCTCAAAAATGGAACTTTCTCCAGAAAGCAGCTGCCACAGCCTTGGACCTAGTCGAAACGGCGCTGGTCTCGCACGAGCGGAAACACCCGCTCCCGAAAACGGCGGACCCGAGGGTCCAAATCGCCGGGAACTTCGCGCCGGTGCCGGAGCATGCCGCGGATCAAGGACTCCCGGTTGTCGGAAAAATCCCCAAATGCATTGACGGCGTCTACGTGCGCAACGGCGCGAATCCGCTCTACGAGCCTGTCGCCGGGCACCACTTCTTCGATGGCGACGGCATGGTCCACGCCGTGAAGTTCACGAACGGCTCCGCCAGCTACTCCTGTCGCTTCACAGAGACGCAGCGTCTCACGCAAGAGAAATCTTTAGGCCGCCCGGTGTTTCCCAAGGCCATCGGGGAGCTCCACGGCCACTCCGGCATCGCGCGCCTCCTCCTCTTCTATGCGCGCGGCCTCTTCGGACTCGTTGATGGGTCCCACGGCATGGGCGTGGCGAACGCCGGTCTCGTCTATTTCAATAATCACCTCTTGGCCATGTCCGAAGACGATTTACCCTACCACGTGAGAATCACCCCTAACGGCGACCTAAGCACCGTTGGCCGTTACGACTTCAACGGCCAGCTCAACTCCACAATGATCGCCCACCCGAAACTCGACCCCGTCCACGGCGACCTCCACGCGCTCAGCTACGACGTCATTCAGAAGCCTTACCTCAAGTATTTTCGTTTCTCCCCCGACGGCGTCAAGTCCCCTGACGTCGAAATACCCCTGAAGGAGCCCACCATGATGCACGATTTCGCCATAACGGAGAATTTCGTCGTCGTCCCCGACCAGCAGGTGGTCTTCAAACTAACGGAGATGATCACCGGCGGCTCCCCAGTGGTCTACGACAAGAACAAAACTTCACGGTTTGGGATTTTGGACAAGAATGCGAAGGACGCGAATGCGATGCGGTGGATCGACGCGCCGGATTGTTTCTGCTTCCACCTCTGGAACGCGTGGGAGGAGCCTGAAACCGACGAGGTTGTGGTGATTGGGTCCTGCATGACCCCTGCGGACTCCATTTTCAACGAATGCGACGAGAGTTTGAAGAGCGTGCTGTCTGAGATAAGGCTGAACTTAAGGACCGGGCAGTCCACTCGCCGCCCCATTATCTCCGATGCCGAACAAGTGAACCTTGAAGCCGGCATGGTGAACAGAAACAAGCTCGGAAGGAAGACTCAGTTCGCGTATCTGGCTCTGGCCGAGCCCTGGCCCAAAGTCTCGGGCTTTGCGAAAGTTGATTTGCTGAGTGGGGAAGTGAAGAAGTACATGTATGGAGAAGAAAAGTTCGGCGGGGAGCCTCTGTTTCTTCCGAACGGgcaagaagaagatgatgggTATATTCTGGCATTCGTGCACGACGAGAAAGAGTGGAAATCAGAGCTGCAGATTGTGAATGCCAAAAATTTAAAGCTGGAAGCTTCCATCAAACTCCCCTCTCGTGTTCCCTATGGTTTTCATGGCACTTTCATTCATTCTAAGGATTTGAGGAAACAAGCTTGA